The Candidatus Limnocylindria bacterium genome includes a region encoding these proteins:
- a CDS encoding DegT/DnrJ/EryC1/StrS family aminotransferase, translating into MATETQRKMNIPITKPALTEEEARAPYESIKSGWVTQGPKVAEFEKAVAAYVGAKHGIATTSCTTGLHLALASIGIGRGDEVIVPSFTFIASANAVLYTGADVVFCEVDPRTFNVDPKDIEKRITKRTKAIMPIDQIGLGCDIDAVNDIAKRHGIDVVEDAAPAIGESYKGRRVGANAHQTVFSFHPRKVITTGEGGMITTDDDALAGRARKLRAHGMSVSDLERHSSDRVIIEEYNELGFNYRMTDIQASIGLVQLRRLDELLRVRRARAKRYNEELSDIRGIEVPFVPPYADHTYQSYCLRLTKECRLDREELMTNLLRRGIATRRGVMASHLEKTYTSRYGKVSLPVTEEATRTTMLIPLYAAMTDEEQTYVIDALRDELGPR; encoded by the coding sequence ATGGCTACCGAGACGCAGCGGAAGATGAACATCCCGATCACCAAGCCCGCGTTGACCGAAGAAGAGGCCCGCGCTCCATACGAGTCGATCAAGAGCGGCTGGGTGACGCAGGGCCCGAAGGTCGCCGAGTTCGAGAAGGCCGTGGCCGCCTATGTTGGAGCAAAGCACGGCATCGCGACCACGTCGTGCACCACCGGACTGCATCTCGCGCTCGCGAGCATCGGTATCGGCCGCGGTGACGAGGTCATCGTGCCGTCGTTCACCTTCATCGCCTCCGCGAACGCGGTGCTCTACACCGGCGCCGACGTCGTGTTCTGCGAAGTCGATCCGCGCACGTTCAACGTCGATCCCAAGGACATCGAGAAGCGGATCACCAAGCGGACGAAGGCGATCATGCCGATCGACCAGATCGGCCTCGGCTGTGATATCGACGCGGTCAATGACATCGCGAAGCGGCACGGTATCGACGTCGTCGAGGACGCCGCGCCCGCGATCGGCGAGTCGTACAAGGGACGCCGCGTCGGAGCGAACGCTCATCAGACCGTCTTCTCTTTCCACCCGCGCAAGGTGATCACCACCGGCGAGGGCGGGATGATCACGACCGACGACGACGCGCTCGCCGGACGCGCCCGCAAGCTGCGCGCGCACGGCATGAGCGTGTCCGACCTCGAGCGCCACAGCTCGGATCGCGTGATCATCGAGGAGTACAACGAGCTCGGGTTCAACTACCGGATGACCGACATCCAGGCATCAATCGGTCTCGTGCAGCTGCGCCGGCTCGACGAGCTGCTCCGTGTCCGTCGCGCGCGCGCCAAGCGATACAACGAGGAGCTATCCGACATCCGCGGTATCGAGGTCCCATTCGTGCCTCCGTACGCGGATCACACCTACCAGTCGTACTGCCTGCGCCTCACGAAGGAGTGCCGGCTTGATCGCGAGGAGCTCATGACCAACCTCCTGCGCCGCGGGATCGCCACGCGTCGCGGCGTCATGGCCTCGCACCTGGAGAAGACCTACACGTCGCGATACGGCAAGGTGAGCCTGCCCGTGACTGAGGAGGCGACGCGCACGACGATGCTCATCCCGCTCTACGCGGCGATGACCGACGAGGAGCAGACCTACGTGATCGACGCGTTGCGCGACGAGCTCGGGCCCCGCTAG